Proteins encoded within one genomic window of Alphaproteobacteria bacterium:
- a CDS encoding pyridoxal-phosphate dependent enzyme, translated as MQGVEPVRRNVLELIGNTPMVEVQRLDTGPCRLFLKLESQNPGGSIKDRIGRSMIEAAERDGTLQPGGTLVEATAGNTGLGLALVASQKGYRLILVIPDKMSQEKIFHLKALGAEVVITRSDVGKGHPDYYQDRAARLARETPGAIFVNQFGNPANPKAHEETTGPEIWTQMEGKLDAIVCGVGSGGTLTGLSRYFARTAPAAEMVLADPEGSILANYIANGKVSETTGTWFVEGIGEDFIPPVADLSRVKRAYTIPDRDAFVTCRELLASEGILAGSSSGTLIAAALRYCREQASAKRVVTLVCDSGNKYLSKVYNDYWMLDQGFIEREVRGDLTDLIARQHRRHATISVKPDDTLISAYGRMKLYDVSQLPVLDGERIVGILDEEDILIRVFGHEERFREDVSSAMTQKLETVPPSAGIADVLEIFKRGHVAIVKDGEQFHGLITRIDLLNYLRRRMK; from the coding sequence ATGCAGGGCGTTGAACCGGTCCGCAGAAACGTCCTTGAGCTCATTGGCAATACGCCGATGGTCGAGGTGCAACGCCTGGACACGGGACCCTGCCGACTATTCCTCAAGCTCGAAAGCCAAAACCCTGGTGGTTCGATAAAGGACCGCATCGGACGCTCGATGATCGAAGCGGCGGAGCGGGACGGAACGCTCCAGCCAGGGGGCACGCTGGTCGAGGCCACTGCCGGCAATACCGGCCTGGGCCTGGCGCTTGTCGCCTCCCAGAAAGGCTACCGCTTGATCCTGGTCATTCCCGACAAAATGAGTCAGGAGAAAATCTTCCATTTGAAGGCGCTCGGGGCGGAGGTCGTTATCACCCGATCGGACGTGGGAAAGGGTCATCCCGACTACTACCAGGACAGGGCGGCACGCCTCGCCCGCGAAACGCCGGGTGCTATATTCGTCAATCAATTCGGCAATCCTGCAAATCCGAAAGCGCACGAGGAGACGACGGGCCCCGAAATTTGGACCCAGATGGAAGGCAAGCTCGACGCCATCGTGTGCGGCGTCGGGTCAGGCGGTACACTTACCGGGCTTTCGCGTTACTTTGCGCGCACGGCACCCGCGGCCGAAATGGTGCTCGCGGACCCCGAAGGCTCGATCCTCGCGAATTACATCGCAAACGGCAAGGTCTCGGAAACCACCGGCACGTGGTTCGTCGAAGGAATCGGGGAGGATTTCATTCCTCCCGTTGCCGACCTTTCGCGGGTAAAGCGTGCCTACACTATTCCGGATCGCGATGCCTTCGTTACCTGCCGAGAGTTGCTCGCGAGCGAAGGAATCCTTGCGGGCTCATCATCGGGCACGCTCATCGCCGCCGCTCTGCGCTATTGCCGGGAGCAAGCGAGCGCCAAGCGCGTCGTCACCCTCGTCTGCGACAGTGGAAACAAATATCTCTCGAAGGTCTACAACGATTATTGGATGCTCGATCAGGGCTTCATCGAGCGCGAGGTGCGTGGCGATCTGACGGATCTCATCGCACGCCAGCATCGCCGCCATGCGACGATCTCGGTCAAGCCGGACGATACGCTGATCTCAGCCTACGGCCGGATGAAGCTTTACGACGTGTCCCAACTTCCGGTTCTCGACGGGGAGCGAATCGTGGGCATCCTCGATGAGGAGGACATTCTCATTCGTGTCTTCGGTCATGAGGAGCGCTTCCGGGAGGACGTTTCAAGTGCTATGACGCAAAAGCTTGAGACAGTGCCGCCTTCGGCGGGCATTGCCGATGTGCTGGAGATATTCAAGCGCGGACATGTCGCGATCGTGAAGGACGGCGAACAGTTCCACGGCCTGATCACCCGAATCGACCTTCTCAACTATCTGCGCCGAAGGATGAAGTAG
- a CDS encoding penicillin acylase family protein, which translates to MRRFVFRWLIRPLLIVTLPLALILAGAWFWLSTSLPETTGTVAIRGLVDPVEIVRDPYGIPHIFAKNDADAAFALGFVHAQDRLWQMDQLRRLASGHLAELVGEAALPLDRFARTVGLEHLAESALAGLEPEMRADLDAYAAGVNAFIAQHHGAWPPEYMVLGAAPAPWRPVDSLVWGELMAVQLSGHWRTELLRAELLKKLTPDQVEQLWPHYPDDSPATLAFELGAARKLSDSSLAAISAPFDGQGASNSWAVSGAHTLTGKPILANDPHLGFSLPILWYLARIETPTLHLTGATVPGVPIIILGHNDSIAWGMTTTGGDLEDLFVEKIDPGDPQRYLTPEGSLPFRTRTEVIGVRGEPAVTLTVRETRHGPVISDVVKDATTAGEPGTVLALAATWLDPNNRIAQAIFGIDRAHDWMSFTEALKDFGAPQQNVIYADVDGHIGFYTAGTMPVRKAGDGRLPIPGWSGEYDWTGTLPFDELPHGIDPASGRFVNANNKVTAPDYPHHITTQGWDEPYRAARIESLLNETPQASLDSFAKIQGDIVSLAARELLPLVSDIDVDTPDLKAVLERMKRWDGVMDRTKPEPLIFAAWMRELDRSLFAAKMGALFPSFWGQHPKLIQSIFTTHPEWCARPEAPPQAGDCRALSAEALKRALAWLTDRYGRDADLWRWGDAHRTQFVHRIFDRIPLVNRFVNLRLAADGGNYTLNRAGYRVADDQQPFADVHGAGYRALYDLSDLSHSRFVIATGQSGNPLSTHFSDFAALWRDVDYVTIAGSRDEVLRKGGELLTLVPR; encoded by the coding sequence ATGCGCCGATTCGTCTTCCGCTGGCTGATCCGGCCCCTGCTCATCGTAACGCTTCCGCTGGCACTCATCCTCGCGGGCGCCTGGTTCTGGCTTTCGACCTCTCTCCCCGAGACCACCGGGACGGTCGCTATTCGGGGCCTCGTCGATCCGGTTGAGATCGTCCGCGATCCTTACGGCATTCCGCACATATTCGCCAAAAACGACGCCGACGCCGCCTTCGCGCTGGGGTTCGTCCATGCCCAAGACCGCCTTTGGCAAATGGACCAACTTCGCCGGCTCGCTTCGGGCCATCTTGCAGAGCTTGTCGGCGAGGCGGCACTTCCACTCGACCGGTTCGCGCGAACTGTCGGCCTCGAGCACCTCGCCGAGTCGGCCCTTGCGGGCCTCGAGCCTGAGATGCGCGCCGACCTCGATGCCTACGCCGCCGGTGTTAACGCATTCATCGCACAGCACCACGGCGCTTGGCCGCCGGAATATATGGTGCTCGGCGCAGCACCGGCGCCATGGCGCCCGGTCGATAGCCTCGTCTGGGGTGAGCTGATGGCGGTACAGCTCTCGGGTCACTGGCGCACCGAATTGCTGCGCGCAGAGCTTCTAAAGAAGCTGACACCCGATCAGGTGGAGCAGCTTTGGCCCCATTACCCGGACGACTCGCCTGCCACCTTGGCATTCGAACTCGGGGCCGCGCGCAAATTATCGGATTCGAGCCTCGCCGCCATTTCGGCGCCATTCGACGGGCAGGGAGCCTCTAATTCCTGGGCGGTCAGCGGTGCCCACACCCTAACGGGCAAGCCGATTCTAGCGAACGATCCGCATCTCGGCTTCAGCTTGCCCATACTCTGGTATCTCGCGCGCATCGAGACACCGACCCTTCATCTCACGGGAGCCACTGTACCGGGTGTGCCGATCATAATTCTCGGGCACAACGACAGCATAGCCTGGGGGATGACGACGACCGGCGGCGACCTCGAGGATTTATTCGTAGAAAAAATCGATCCTGGCGATCCGCAGCGCTATTTGACGCCCGAAGGCTCACTCCCGTTCCGCACGCGAACCGAAGTCATTGGCGTGCGGGGAGAGCCGGCCGTCACACTCACGGTTCGCGAAACGAGGCATGGCCCGGTCATCTCCGATGTCGTGAAGGACGCAACGACGGCAGGTGAGCCGGGCACAGTCCTGGCCCTTGCCGCAACGTGGCTCGATCCGAACAATCGCATCGCCCAGGCTATATTCGGAATCGATCGCGCCCATGATTGGATGAGCTTCACCGAAGCGCTCAAGGATTTCGGCGCACCGCAACAGAACGTCATCTATGCCGACGTGGACGGCCACATCGGATTCTATACCGCCGGGACGATGCCCGTCCGAAAGGCGGGCGATGGCCGTCTTCCCATTCCCGGATGGAGCGGGGAATACGACTGGACGGGCACGCTCCCGTTCGACGAGCTCCCGCATGGCATCGACCCCGCGTCGGGACGCTTCGTCAACGCCAACAACAAAGTGACCGCACCCGACTATCCCCACCACATCACGACACAGGGATGGGATGAGCCTTATCGGGCCGCGCGTATCGAATCCCTGCTCAATGAAACGCCTCAGGCCAGCCTCGATTCGTTCGCGAAAATTCAAGGCGACATCGTATCGCTCGCCGCGCGTGAACTTCTGCCGCTCGTGAGTGATATCGATGTCGACACTCCGGACCTCAAGGCCGTGCTCGAGCGCATGAAGCGCTGGGACGGCGTCATGGATCGCACAAAGCCCGAGCCGCTTATTTTCGCCGCATGGATGCGAGAGCTGGACCGTTCCCTGTTCGCGGCGAAGATGGGCGCTCTTTTTCCAAGCTTCTGGGGGCAGCATCCGAAGCTCATCCAGTCCATCTTCACGACGCATCCTGAATGGTGCGCGAGGCCGGAGGCGCCACCGCAAGCCGGCGACTGTCGTGCGTTAAGCGCCGAGGCCTTGAAGCGAGCCCTTGCCTGGCTTACGGACCGCTACGGCCGGGATGCCGACTTATGGCGATGGGGGGACGCGCATCGCACGCAATTCGTCCATCGCATTTTCGACCGTATTCCGTTGGTAAATCGATTCGTCAATCTCCGCTTGGCCGCGGATGGGGGCAACTATACGCTCAACCGCGCCGGCTACCGGGTTGCCGACGATCAACAGCCCTTCGCGGACGTGCACGGTGCGGGCTATCGCGCCCTCTACGACCTTTCCGATCTTTCTCATTCGCGTTTCGTGATCGCGACGGGGCAATCGGGTAATCCGCTTTCCACTCACTTCTCCGACTTCGCAGCACTATGGCGCGATGTGGACTACGTGACGATCGCTGGAAGCCGTGATGAGGTCCTCCGTAAAGGGGGGGAGTTGCTCACTCTCGTGCCACGCTGA
- a CDS encoding aldehyde dehydrogenase family protein, with product MENRLIPSLDPHALARELSNKVLIEGTFTPARSGKTFPVENPATGAAIGEAAFGEAADVAAAVDSSKRAQGIWARRPARERGKLVAECGRRLNEHVEELGRLVALETGKALRTESRVEASVLADVFVFYGGLGSELKGETVPFDPRMLTMTVRQPLGVVGAIIPWNVPLLLMALKIAPALVAGNAVVVKTAEEAPLAALRAAQIMNQILPPGVFNILSGFGPECGAPLVAHPDVRKVTFTGSVETGKVVYRTAADKLIPVTLELGGKSPMIVMEDADLDKAIAGAVVGMRFTRQGQSCTAASRMFVHEKIHDAFVEKLKAKVNAMVMGDPLDEKTDIGAIISPQQFERVAGYIKLGQSTAGATAHECSSLPADPKFGKGLFVRPVIFTGIDNSHRIAREEIFGPVTAVIKWRDYDEVIAAANDSPYGLAATIWTNDLRKALDATQRLEAGFVQVNQNLVVQPGLSYGGSKASGLGREASLEAMLDHFTEKKTIILNMA from the coding sequence ATGGAAAATCGCTTGATTCCCAGTCTCGATCCGCATGCCCTCGCGCGTGAGCTCTCGAACAAGGTCCTGATCGAAGGCACATTTACCCCGGCGCGCTCAGGCAAGACCTTCCCGGTCGAGAATCCGGCGACAGGTGCGGCGATTGGAGAGGCAGCGTTCGGCGAAGCGGCGGATGTCGCGGCGGCGGTCGACTCTTCGAAAAGGGCGCAAGGAATTTGGGCCCGGCGTCCGGCGCGCGAACGCGGCAAGCTCGTGGCCGAGTGTGGGCGTCGCCTCAATGAGCATGTTGAGGAACTCGGCCGGCTCGTCGCCCTCGAAACGGGCAAGGCGCTTAGGACAGAGAGTCGTGTTGAGGCGTCGGTCCTGGCCGATGTGTTTGTGTTTTATGGGGGCCTCGGCTCTGAGCTCAAGGGCGAGACCGTGCCCTTCGATCCGCGGATGCTGACCATGACGGTGCGCCAGCCGCTCGGCGTCGTCGGCGCGATCATTCCCTGGAACGTCCCGCTTCTCCTGATGGCGCTCAAGATCGCCCCAGCACTCGTCGCGGGAAACGCCGTCGTCGTCAAGACCGCCGAGGAAGCGCCCCTCGCCGCACTGCGCGCGGCTCAAATAATGAATCAAATTCTTCCGCCCGGCGTATTCAACATCCTTTCGGGCTTCGGACCCGAATGCGGCGCACCCTTGGTTGCGCATCCCGACGTGCGCAAGGTGACCTTCACCGGCTCGGTCGAGACCGGCAAGGTCGTCTACCGGACAGCGGCTGACAAGCTCATTCCCGTAACACTCGAGCTTGGCGGCAAGAGTCCGATGATCGTGATGGAGGACGCCGACCTCGACAAGGCCATCGCGGGTGCGGTTGTCGGCATGCGCTTCACGCGCCAGGGTCAAAGCTGCACAGCGGCGAGCCGAATGTTCGTTCACGAGAAAATCCACGACGCGTTCGTCGAAAAGCTCAAGGCCAAGGTGAATGCGATGGTGATGGGCGACCCGCTCGATGAAAAGACAGACATCGGTGCCATCATCTCGCCGCAGCAATTCGAGCGCGTTGCGGGTTATATCAAGCTCGGCCAGTCGACGGCGGGAGCGACGGCGCATGAATGCTCGAGTCTGCCCGCCGATCCGAAATTCGGGAAAGGCCTATTTGTGAGGCCCGTGATCTTTACCGGCATCGACAACAGCCACCGCATCGCGCGCGAGGAAATCTTCGGGCCGGTGACCGCAGTGATCAAATGGCGAGACTATGACGAGGTGATCGCCGCTGCCAACGACTCACCCTACGGTCTCGCCGCGACGATATGGACCAATGATTTGCGCAAGGCGCTCGATGCGACCCAGCGCCTCGAGGCGGGATTCGTTCAGGTGAATCAGAACCTGGTGGTGCAGCCAGGTCTTTCATACGGTGGCTCCAAGGCGTCGGGTCTCGGCCGCGAAGCCTCGCTCGAGGCCATGCTCGACCATTTCACGGAGAAGAAGACGATTATTCTGAACATGGCTTGA
- a CDS encoding malonyl-CoA synthase encodes MSENCYALFRSRFPADRSDVFIELDDGTGYSFGTIDDISARMARLFEELGILPGDRIAVQVEKSPEAICLYVACLRYGAIFLPMNTAYQKGEIEYILADAEPALVVCRPESETIIRELAAARKGIHVLTLGHSREGTLLERSKGLEPLRDISSRTKGDVCCILYTSGTTGRPKGAMLTHGNLASNTMALHRTWQFQKGDVLLHALPIFHAHGLFVATNLSLYNPCKMIFLPRFDVDAIVRLLPRASVFMGVPTFYVRLLADERVTRELCGHVRLFVAGSAPLLEETFNAWKTRTGMAIVERYGMTETVMNTSNPIGAETSGSCGKALPGVEVRVTGENGSVLAPGEVGNIEVRGPNVFKGYWRNPEKTKEDFRADGFFITGDVGKIDAQDYVWIVGRAKDLIISGGYNVYPKEVEIYIDRIEGVDESAVFGVPHPDFGEGVAAAIKRKPGHSNLTADAITAKLKAELAHYKIPKKLYFLDELPRNAMGKVQKKLLREQYKDSFTGR; translated from the coding sequence ATGAGCGAAAATTGTTACGCCCTTTTCCGCAGCCGATTTCCGGCCGACCGGAGCGACGTCTTCATCGAACTCGATGACGGAACGGGGTACAGCTTTGGGACAATTGACGACATATCCGCGCGCATGGCGAGACTGTTTGAGGAACTCGGCATCCTGCCGGGCGACCGCATCGCCGTGCAAGTCGAAAAATCGCCAGAGGCGATCTGCCTCTATGTCGCGTGCTTGCGCTACGGCGCGATATTTCTTCCCATGAATACCGCCTATCAAAAAGGCGAAATCGAGTACATTCTTGCCGACGCGGAACCGGCGCTCGTAGTCTGCCGACCCGAGTCGGAAACAATAATCCGGGAGCTGGCCGCCGCGCGGAAGGGGATTCATGTCCTGACCCTTGGACATTCGCGCGAGGGAACGCTTCTCGAGCGGTCGAAGGGGCTCGAGCCGCTTCGAGATATTAGCTCGCGGACAAAGGGCGACGTGTGCTGCATCCTGTACACCTCGGGGACGACGGGCCGACCAAAGGGTGCAATGCTGACGCACGGCAATCTCGCCTCGAATACCATGGCGCTGCACCGGACCTGGCAATTCCAGAAGGGCGACGTTCTGCTCCACGCCCTACCGATCTTCCACGCGCACGGCCTATTCGTGGCGACCAATCTGTCGCTTTACAATCCGTGCAAGATGATCTTCCTTCCGCGCTTCGACGTGGACGCGATCGTTCGACTCCTGCCAAGGGCGAGCGTCTTCATGGGCGTGCCGACTTTTTACGTTCGCCTGCTTGCCGACGAGCGCGTGACGCGCGAGCTTTGCGGCCATGTCCGCCTCTTCGTCGCGGGTTCGGCGCCGCTGCTCGAGGAAACTTTTAACGCCTGGAAGACGCGCACGGGCATGGCGATCGTCGAGCGCTACGGAATGACTGAGACGGTAATGAACACCTCGAACCCGATCGGGGCCGAGACGTCGGGAAGCTGCGGGAAAGCGTTGCCCGGCGTTGAGGTTCGCGTGACTGGCGAAAACGGAAGCGTGCTCGCACCCGGCGAGGTCGGAAACATCGAAGTGCGCGGCCCCAACGTTTTCAAAGGATATTGGCGCAATCCCGAGAAGACGAAAGAAGATTTCCGGGCCGACGGATTTTTTATTACGGGCGACGTCGGGAAGATCGACGCGCAAGACTACGTCTGGATCGTCGGAAGAGCCAAGGACTTGATCATTTCAGGCGGGTACAATGTGTATCCGAAGGAGGTCGAAATCTATATTGACCGTATCGAGGGTGTGGACGAGTCCGCGGTCTTCGGCGTGCCGCATCCGGATTTCGGCGAAGGCGTCGCCGCCGCGATCAAGCGCAAACCGGGTCATTCGAACCTGACTGCGGACGCCATCACGGCAAAGCTCAAAGCTGAGCTAGCTCATTACAAGATTCCGAAGAAACTTTACTTCCTGGACGAGCTGCCCCGCAACGCGATGGGCAAAGTGCAGAAGAAGCTTTTGCGCGAACAGTACAAGGACAGCTTCACGGGTCGCTGA